The following proteins come from a genomic window of Lycium ferocissimum isolate CSIRO_LF1 chromosome 4, AGI_CSIRO_Lferr_CH_V1, whole genome shotgun sequence:
- the LOC132053124 gene encoding UDP-glucuronic acid decarboxylase 2-like — protein MTSELFYRGQEETHHVIDAYTPKPPKPWQNVIRPVRYMLKEQRLVFLFAGIAIASLIFALLPSSSSRGSYSYVNKAIYDSHLPTESHHHRIMYQNRIPLGLQRKGLRILVTGGAGFVGSHLVDRLIARGDSVIVADNFFTGQKENVMHHFGNPRFELIRHDVVEPLLVEVDQIYHLACPASPVHYKHNPVKTIKTNVVGTLNMLGLAKRVGARFLLTSTSEVYGDPLEHPQKETYWGNVNPIGVRSCYDEGKRTAETLAMDYHRGAGVEVRIARIFNTYGPRMCIDDGRVVSNFVAQALRKEPLTVYGDGKQTRSFQFVSDLVEGLMRLMEGEHVGPFNLGNPGEFTMLELASVVQETIDRNAQIEFRPNTADDPHKRKPDISKAKELLGWEPKVPLRKGLPMMVQDFRQRIFGDHKEDSSSVSSA, from the exons ATGACTTCAGAATTGTTCTACAGAGGGCAAGAAGAAACCCATCATGTAATTGACGCCTACACCCCCAAACCACCCAAGCCATGGCAAAACGTGATTCGGCCGGTACGTTACATGCTCAAGGAACAGCGCCTCGTCTTCCTTTTTGCAGGCATTGCTATCGCTTCTCTTATCTTCGCTCTGTTACCCTCCTCCTCCTCACGTGGCAGTTACAGTTACGTAAACAAGGCGATCTATGACTCGCATTTGCCGACCGAGTCTCATCACCATCGGATCATGTACCAGAACCGTATCCCATTGGGGCTGCAGCGTAAGGGATTGAGGATCCTGGTTACTGGTGGGGCCGGCTTTGTGGGCAGCCATCTCGTCGACCGTTTGATCGCCAGAGGTGACAGCGTCATCGTCGCTGATAATTTCTTCACGGGGCAGAAAGAGAATGTGATGCACCATTTTGGCAACCCCAGGTTCGAGCTCATAAGACACGATGTGGTCGAGCCCTTGTTGGTCGAGGTTGACCAGATCTACCACCTTGCTTGCCCTGCCTCTCCTGTTCACTATAAGCACAACCCCGTCAAGACCATT AAGACTAATGTGGTGGGGACTCTGAACATGCTTGGATTGGCCAAGAGAGTCGGTGCCAGGTTTTTGCTGACCAGCACCAGCGAGGTGTACGGTGATCCTTTGGAGCATCCACAAAAGGAGACTTACTGGGGCAACGTCAATCCCATTG GGGTGAGAAGTTGTTATGATGAGGGGAAGCGTACGGCTGAAACGTTGGCCATGGACTACCACAGAGGTGCTGGCGTTGAG GTGAGGATTGCTAGGATCTTCAACACCTATGGACCTCGTATGTGCATTGATGATGGTCGTGTTGTTAGCAACTTTGTTGCTCAG GCCTTGAGGAAGGAGCCTTTGACAGTTTATGGCGATGGAAAGCAAACAAGAAGTTTCCAATTTGTTTCAGACTTG GTTGAGGGCCTAATGCGCTTGATGGAAGGAGAACACGTGGGACCTTTCAACCTAGGAAACCCTGGTGAATTCACAATGCTTGAACTTGCAAGC GTGGTCCAGGAAACCATTGATCGAAACGCTCAGATTGAGTTCAGACCCAACACTGCAGATGATCCACATAAGAGGAAGCCTGATATTTCAAAGGCTAAAGAGTTGCTTGGTTGGGAACCAAAGGTGCCTCTTAGGAAAGGTCTACCTATGATGGTACAAGACTTTAGGCAACGTATATTTGGTGACCACAAAGAAGATAGCTCATCTGTCTCCTCCGCATAA